In Salvelinus alpinus chromosome 20, SLU_Salpinus.1, whole genome shotgun sequence, a genomic segment contains:
- the pdk1 gene encoding pyruvate dehydrogenase (acetyl-transferring) kinase isozyme 1, mitochondrial — MRILRALMSNAASMGKHIDYYSRFSPSPLSMKQFLDFGSGENACEKTSFAFLRQELPVRLANIMKEINLLPDNLLKTPSVRLVQSWYMQSLKDIIEFKEKDADDEKVTYDFTDAVIKIRNRHNDVIPTMAQGVVEYKETYGTDPIVSQNVQYFLDRFYMSRISIRMLLNQHTLLFGGKVRVNPAHPKQIGSIDPHCSVTEVVRDAYENARNLCDRYYMNSPELVLEEFNVKDDGKPVTVVYVPSHLYHMVFELFKNAMRATMELYGDSMDYPPVHAQVALGSEDLTVKVSDRGGGVPLRKIERLFTYTYSTAPPPSMDGQRSPLAGYGYGLPISRLYARYFQGDLKLYSLEGYGTDAVIYIRALSTESIERLPVYNKSVWKHYKTMHEADDWCVPSKEPKDMTTFRSF, encoded by the exons ATGAGGATTCTAAGGGCCTTGATGAGTAACGCCGCCTCCATGGGAAAGCATATTGATTACTACTCCAggttctccccttctcccctctcaatGAAACAGTTCTTGGACTTCG GGTCTGGTGAAAATGCATGCGAGAAAACATCGTTTGCATTCCTCAGACAGGAGCTACCTGTGAGGTTGGCAAACATAATGAAGGAGATCAACTTGTTACCTGATAATCTGCTAAAGACTCCATCAGTCCGGTTGGTACAAAGTTG GTACATGCAAAGTCTTAAAGACATTATTGAGTTCAAGGAGAAAGATGCTGATGATGAGAAAGTAACATATGA TTTCACTGACGCTGTTATAAAGATCCGAAACCGTCACAATGACGTCATCCCGACAATGGCCCAGGGGGTTGTGGAGTACAAGGAGACCTATGGCACAGACCCCATCGTCAGCCAGAACGTTCAGTATTTCCTGGATCGCTTCTACATGAGCAGAATATCCATCAGGATGCTGCTTAACCAGCACA CCCTGCTCTTTGGTGGGAAGGTGAGGGTAAACCCAGCGCATCCTAAACAGATTGGCAGTATTGATCCGCACTGCAGTGTTACTGAAGTAGTCAGGG ATGCGTATGAAAATGCAAGAAACCTTTGTGATCGGTATTATATGAACTCTCCTGAGTTGGTACTGGAAGAATTCAATG TGAAAGATGATGGAAAGCCAGTGACTGTAGTGTATGTGCCATCCCATCTCTACCACATGGTATTTGAACTTTTCAAG AACGCCATGAGAGCCACCATGGAGTTGTATGGGGACTCTATGGACTATCCTCCTGTACATGCCCAGGTTGCCCTGGGGAGTGAAGACCTGACAGTCAAG GTGAGTGATCGTGGAGGAGGGGTCCCTCTAAGGAAGATTGAGAGGCTGTTCACCTACACCTACTCCACCGCCCCCCCACCCAGCATGGATGGCCAACGCAGCCCTCTG GCTGGATATGGGTACGGCCTGCCCATCTCTCGATTATATGCCAGATACTTCCAAGGTGATTTGAAGCTGTACTCTCTGGAGGGTTATGGCACCGATGCTGTGATATATATCCGG GCTTTGTCTACGGAGTCCATCGAGCGGCTTCCTGTTTACAACAAGTCAGTCTGGAAGCACTACAAGACCATGCACGAGGCAGACGACTGGTGTGTTCCAAGCAAGGAGCCCAAGGACATGACAACGTTCCGTAGTTTTTAG